A region from the Curtobacterium sp. MCBA15_012 genome encodes:
- a CDS encoding heme o synthase yields MTRPDTDRPRSTLSRKVRAYVSLTKPRVMELLLVTTAPTMFLAERGVPDLWLVFWTMLGGAMSAGSASAFNCYIDRDIDRLMKRTSTRPLVTGELSDREALVFSWVLAVLSTAVLGFLVNWLAAALSVVAILIYVCVYTLWLKRRTPQNIVWGGSAGCMPVLIGWAGVTGSLSWTPIILFMVIFLWTPPHYWPLSMKYRDDYDAADVPMLAVVRGRTVVGLQVVLYAWATLVCSLLLVPVANMGPLYTVVALAGGIWFVVESHRLYSRAIQHVEHVQPMRVFHSSITYLTLLFIAVGIDPLLPQVFTFSV; encoded by the coding sequence GTGACCCGGCCGGACACCGATCGACCCCGTTCGACGCTGTCCCGCAAGGTCCGTGCGTACGTCTCGCTGACGAAGCCGCGCGTGATGGAGCTGCTGCTCGTGACGACCGCGCCGACGATGTTCCTCGCCGAACGCGGCGTGCCGGACCTCTGGCTCGTGTTCTGGACGATGCTCGGCGGCGCGATGTCTGCGGGCTCCGCCTCGGCGTTCAACTGCTACATCGACCGCGACATCGACCGGCTGATGAAGCGCACGAGCACGCGTCCGCTCGTGACGGGGGAGCTGTCCGACCGCGAGGCCCTGGTGTTCTCGTGGGTGCTCGCCGTCCTGTCGACCGCGGTCCTCGGGTTCCTGGTCAACTGGCTCGCCGCCGCGCTGAGCGTCGTCGCGATCCTCATCTACGTGTGCGTCTACACGCTCTGGCTCAAGCGTCGGACGCCGCAGAACATCGTCTGGGGCGGCTCGGCCGGCTGCATGCCCGTGCTCATCGGCTGGGCCGGGGTCACCGGTTCGCTGTCCTGGACGCCGATCATCCTGTTCATGGTGATCTTCCTCTGGACGCCGCCGCACTACTGGCCGCTGTCGATGAAGTACCGCGACGACTACGACGCCGCCGACGTGCCGATGCTCGCCGTCGTGCGGGGCCGCACGGTCGTCGGGCTCCAGGTCGTCCTGTACGCGTGGGCGACGCTCGTCTGCTCGCTGTTGCTCGTGCCTGTTGCGAACATGGGCCCGCTCTACACCGTGGTCGCGCTGGCCGGGGGCATCTGGTTCGTCGTCGAGTCGCACCGCCTGTACTCGCGGGCGATCCAGCACGTCGAGCACGTCCAGCCGATGCGCGTGTTCCACAGCTCCATCACGTACCTGACGCTGCTGTTCATCGCCGTGGGCATCGACCCGCTGCTGCCGCAGGTCTTCACCTTCTCGGTGTAG
- the tkt gene encoding transketolase encodes MAEFTWDAIDRKAVDTARVLAADSVEAAGNGHPGTAMSLAPVAHLLFQKVMRRDPSDSTWIGRDRFILSAGHASILQYVQFYLHGYGLELEDLQHLRKWGSKTPGHPEYGHTDGVEITTGPLGQGLASAVGFGYAQRFERGLFDPETADGESPFDHFTYVIAGDGDMQEGVTNEAASLAGRQQLGRLVVFYDSNQISIEDDTDIAFSEDVAARYEALGWHVQHVDWKKTGEYSEDVESLYRAVEAAKAETTKPSLIVLKTIIGWPSPTKQNSGKIHGSALGADELKGLKEVLGFDPEKTFEVDPEVLEYTRGAIAKGQAEHAEWQQTFDAWAEANPEKKAMLDRINSGELPEGLEEALPVFSTEKEVSTRAASGKVINAIAPLMPEFWGGSADLAESNLTTIEGAKSFGPAEASTKTWSTDPYGRVLHFGIREHAMGSILSGIVLHGNTRPFGGTFLIFSDYMRPAVRLAALMGAPAIYVWTHDSIALGEDGPTHQPIEQLTALRAIPGLDVVRPADANEVAYAWLEMLKHKDRPAGIALSRQNLPVFERGEGEASGETFASAKNVGKGAYILAEAPNGTPDVILIATGSEVQIAVDAREQLKGEGINARVVSAPSLEWFFEQSENYRDQVLPKDVTARVSVEAGIGMSWRDIVGDKGRSVSIEHFGASADYQRLFAEFGFTTEHVVAAAKESIAAS; translated from the coding sequence GTGGCTGAATTCACCTGGGACGCCATCGACCGGAAGGCCGTCGACACGGCACGGGTCCTCGCCGCCGATTCGGTCGAGGCCGCCGGCAACGGTCACCCCGGCACCGCGATGAGCCTCGCTCCCGTCGCCCACCTGCTCTTCCAGAAGGTGATGCGTCGCGACCCCAGCGACTCCACCTGGATCGGCCGCGACCGCTTCATCCTCTCCGCCGGTCACGCCTCGATCCTGCAGTACGTGCAGTTCTACCTGCACGGCTACGGCCTCGAGCTCGAGGACCTGCAGCACCTGCGCAAGTGGGGCTCGAAGACCCCGGGTCACCCGGAGTACGGCCACACCGACGGTGTCGAGATCACCACCGGCCCGCTCGGCCAGGGCCTCGCCTCGGCCGTCGGCTTCGGCTACGCGCAGCGCTTCGAGCGCGGCCTGTTCGACCCGGAGACCGCCGACGGCGAGTCGCCGTTCGACCACTTCACCTACGTGATCGCCGGTGACGGCGACATGCAGGAGGGCGTCACGAACGAGGCCGCGAGCCTCGCCGGTCGCCAGCAGCTCGGTCGCCTGGTCGTGTTCTACGACTCGAACCAGATCTCGATCGAGGACGACACCGACATCGCCTTCTCCGAGGACGTCGCGGCTCGCTACGAGGCGCTCGGCTGGCACGTCCAGCACGTCGACTGGAAGAAGACCGGCGAGTACTCCGAGGACGTCGAGTCCCTGTACCGCGCCGTCGAGGCCGCCAAGGCCGAGACGACCAAGCCGTCGCTCATCGTCCTCAAGACGATCATCGGTTGGCCGTCGCCGACCAAGCAGAACTCCGGCAAGATCCACGGCTCGGCCCTCGGTGCCGACGAGCTCAAGGGCCTCAAGGAGGTCCTCGGCTTCGACCCGGAGAAGACCTTCGAGGTCGACCCCGAGGTGCTCGAGTACACCCGCGGCGCCATCGCCAAGGGCCAGGCCGAGCACGCCGAGTGGCAGCAGACCTTCGACGCGTGGGCCGAGGCCAACCCGGAGAAGAAGGCGATGCTCGACCGCATCAACTCGGGCGAGCTCCCCGAGGGCCTCGAGGAGGCCCTCCCGGTGTTCTCCACCGAGAAGGAGGTGTCGACCCGTGCCGCCTCCGGCAAGGTGATCAACGCCATCGCGCCGCTCATGCCCGAGTTCTGGGGCGGTTCGGCGGACCTCGCCGAGTCGAACCTGACCACCATCGAGGGCGCCAAGTCCTTCGGTCCCGCCGAGGCGAGCACGAAGACCTGGTCGACCGACCCGTACGGCCGCGTGCTGCACTTCGGCATCCGCGAGCACGCGATGGGCTCGATCCTGTCGGGCATCGTCCTGCACGGGAACACCCGCCCCTTCGGCGGCACGTTCCTGATCTTCAGCGACTACATGCGCCCGGCCGTCCGTCTCGCCGCGCTCATGGGCGCGCCGGCGATCTACGTCTGGACGCACGACTCCATCGCCCTCGGCGAGGACGGCCCGACGCACCAGCCGATCGAGCAGCTCACGGCCCTCCGTGCGATCCCGGGTCTCGACGTCGTCCGTCCGGCCGACGCCAACGAGGTCGCGTACGCCTGGCTCGAGATGCTCAAGCACAAGGACCGCCCGGCCGGCATCGCGCTGAGCCGCCAGAACCTCCCCGTCTTCGAGCGTGGCGAGGGCGAGGCGTCCGGCGAGACCTTCGCCTCGGCGAAGAACGTCGGCAAGGGTGCGTACATCCTGGCCGAGGCGCCGAACGGCACCCCGGACGTGATCCTCATCGCGACCGGTTCCGAGGTCCAGATCGCGGTCGACGCACGCGAGCAGCTCAAGGGCGAGGGCATCAACGCCCGCGTCGTGAGCGCGCCGTCGCTCGAGTGGTTCTTCGAGCAGTCGGAGAACTACCGCGACCAGGTCCTGCCGAAGGACGTCACCGCCCGCGTCTCGGTCGAGGCCGGCATCGGCATGAGCTGGCGCGACATCGTCGGCGACAAGGGCCGCAGCGTCTCGATCGAGCACTTCGGTGCGTCGGCCGACTACCAGCGTCTGTTCGCCGAGTTCGGCTTCACGACCGAGCACGTCGTGGCCGCCGCCAAGGAATCGATCGCAGCTTCCTGA
- the tal gene encoding transaldolase yields the protein MAENTPTAALSEVGVSIWLDDLSRELLETGKLTELIEQKNVVGVTTNPTIFASALAKGERYDAQVKELAAAGTDVTAAIFEITTQDVANASDVFKPIYDETKGFDGRVSIEVEPGLAHDTAKTIEQAKFLFDKVGRENVLIKIPATVEGLEAITEVIGAGISVNVTLIFSLERYRAVIDAYLGGLEKAKAAGHDLSKIHSVASFFVSRVDSEIDKRLDAVGTDEAKALKSKAGIANAQLAYQVWTELFSTERALGLLEAGANTQRPLWASTGVKDPSLPDTLYVTELAAPNTVNTMPGKTLDATFDHGEIHGDAIAGSFDDAQQVLDQLAAVGIDYDDVVALLEKEGVDKFNVSWGELVDTVKTALENAK from the coding sequence ATGGCTGAGAACACCCCCACCGCCGCCCTCTCCGAGGTCGGCGTCAGCATCTGGCTCGACGACCTGTCGCGCGAGCTGCTCGAGACCGGCAAGCTGACCGAGCTCATCGAGCAGAAGAACGTCGTCGGTGTCACCACCAACCCGACGATCTTCGCCTCGGCCCTCGCCAAGGGCGAGCGCTACGACGCGCAGGTCAAGGAGCTCGCCGCGGCGGGCACCGACGTCACCGCGGCGATCTTCGAGATCACCACGCAGGACGTCGCGAACGCGTCCGACGTCTTCAAGCCGATCTACGACGAGACCAAGGGCTTCGACGGCCGCGTCTCGATCGAGGTCGAGCCGGGCCTCGCGCACGACACCGCGAAGACCATCGAGCAGGCCAAGTTCCTGTTCGACAAGGTCGGCCGCGAGAACGTCCTCATCAAGATCCCCGCGACCGTCGAGGGCCTCGAGGCCATCACCGAGGTCATCGGTGCCGGCATCTCGGTGAACGTCACCCTGATCTTCTCGCTCGAGCGCTACCGCGCCGTCATCGACGCCTACCTCGGTGGGCTCGAGAAGGCCAAGGCCGCCGGCCACGACCTGTCGAAGATCCACTCGGTCGCGTCGTTCTTCGTGTCGCGCGTCGACTCCGAGATCGACAAGCGTCTCGACGCCGTCGGCACGGACGAGGCGAAGGCCCTCAAGTCGAAGGCCGGCATCGCGAACGCCCAGCTCGCCTACCAGGTCTGGACCGAGCTCTTCTCCACCGAGCGTGCCCTCGGCCTGCTCGAGGCCGGCGCGAACACGCAGCGTCCGCTCTGGGCCTCGACCGGCGTCAAGGACCCGTCGCTGCCCGACACCCTGTACGTGACGGAGCTCGCCGCGCCGAACACCGTGAACACCATGCCGGGCAAGACGCTCGACGCCACGTTCGACCACGGTGAGATCCACGGCGACGCCATCGCCGGCTCGTTCGACGACGCCCAGCAGGTCCTCGACCAGCTCGCCGCCGTCGGCATCGACTACGACGACGTCGTGGCGCTGCTCGAGAAGGAGGGTGTCGACAAGTTCAACGTCTCCTGGGGCGAGCTCGTCGACACGGTGAAGACCGCGCTCGAGAACGCCAAGTAA
- a CDS encoding glucose-6-phosphate isomerase gives MTVSIAATGDAARAVETTVPRLVADLVASGITAQDPELWGPDAEAEASKRLGWVEAVAVSRPLVAEITALRDSLRAEGIDRVVLAGMGGSSLAPEVITRTAGVPLTVLDSTDPAQVRAAVEHDLERTVLVVSSKSGSTVETDAQRRVFEQAFRDAGLDPASRIVVVTDPGSPLEAAATDAGHRVFTADPNVGGRFSALTAFGLVPSGLAGADIAELLDEAEAISVLLAVDTDENPGLVLGAVLAGTQPLRDKIAIVADGTHIVGFGDWAEQLIAESTGKDGRGLLPVVLDPDSPEITAGLPDVQVVRLVGSRDDERHVDDGEVEIAGSLGGQLLVWEYAVAVAGRLLGIDPFDQPDVEAAKAATRELLDARPAPSEPAFVEDGTAVRATHGLVVGTSIAQAVSSLLAEVDATGYLAVQAYVDRTANADLASLRDAFAARTGRPVTFGWGPRFLHSTGQYHKGGPANGVFLQIVADHADDLAIPGRPFTFGQLIQAQAAGDASVLAAHGRPVLTLTTTDVAAVTTALRSAVSL, from the coding sequence GTGACGGTCTCCATCGCTGCCACCGGCGACGCTGCACGGGCCGTCGAGACGACGGTCCCGCGGCTCGTCGCCGACCTGGTCGCGTCGGGCATCACCGCGCAGGACCCCGAGCTCTGGGGTCCGGACGCCGAGGCCGAGGCGTCGAAGCGCCTCGGCTGGGTGGAGGCCGTCGCGGTCTCCCGCCCGCTCGTCGCCGAGATCACCGCGCTGCGGGACTCGCTCCGTGCCGAGGGGATCGACCGCGTCGTCCTCGCCGGCATGGGCGGCTCCTCGCTGGCGCCCGAGGTGATCACGCGCACGGCCGGCGTCCCGCTGACGGTGCTCGACTCGACCGACCCCGCCCAGGTGCGGGCAGCGGTGGAGCACGACCTCGAGCGCACGGTGCTCGTGGTCTCGTCGAAGTCCGGCTCGACCGTCGAGACGGACGCACAACGCCGGGTGTTCGAACAGGCGTTCCGTGACGCGGGGCTCGACCCCGCGTCACGGATCGTCGTCGTCACCGACCCGGGTTCTCCGCTCGAAGCGGCGGCCACCGACGCGGGACACCGCGTCTTCACGGCCGACCCGAACGTGGGCGGCCGGTTCTCGGCGCTCACCGCGTTCGGTCTCGTTCCCTCCGGGCTCGCGGGCGCGGACATCGCCGAGCTGCTCGACGAGGCCGAGGCGATCTCGGTCCTCCTCGCGGTCGACACCGACGAGAACCCGGGCCTCGTGCTCGGTGCCGTGCTCGCCGGGACGCAGCCCCTCCGGGACAAGATCGCGATCGTCGCGGACGGCACCCACATCGTCGGCTTCGGCGACTGGGCCGAGCAGCTCATCGCCGAGTCGACCGGCAAGGACGGTCGCGGACTGCTCCCGGTGGTGCTCGACCCCGACTCCCCCGAGATCACGGCCGGTCTGCCCGACGTGCAGGTCGTGCGCCTCGTCGGTTCGCGCGACGACGAACGCCACGTCGACGACGGCGAGGTCGAGATCGCCGGCTCCCTCGGCGGTCAGCTCCTGGTCTGGGAGTACGCCGTCGCGGTCGCCGGCCGCCTGCTCGGCATCGACCCGTTCGACCAGCCCGACGTCGAGGCCGCGAAGGCGGCCACGCGCGAGCTGCTCGACGCGCGCCCCGCACCGTCGGAGCCGGCCTTCGTCGAGGACGGCACCGCCGTCCGCGCGACGCACGGACTCGTGGTCGGGACCTCCATCGCCCAGGCCGTGTCGAGCCTCCTGGCCGAGGTGGACGCGACCGGCTACCTGGCCGTGCAGGCCTACGTCGACCGCACCGCGAACGCCGACCTGGCGTCGCTGCGCGACGCCTTCGCGGCCCGCACGGGCCGCCCGGTCACGTTCGGCTGGGGCCCCCGGTTCCTGCACTCGACCGGCCAGTACCACAAGGGCGGTCCCGCGAACGGTGTGTTCCTGCAGATCGTGGCGGACCACGCCGACGACCTCGCGATCCCCGGCCGGCCGTTCACGTTCGGCCAGCTCATCCAGGCCCAGGCCGCCGGAGACGCGAGCGTCCTCGCCGCGCACGGCCGCCCGGTCCTGACCCTCACGACGACGGACGTCGCCGCTGTCACCACAGCACTGCGCTCCGCCGTCTCCCTCTGA
- the zwf gene encoding glucose-6-phosphate dehydrogenase yields the protein MSPVAVTPEHNPLRLPTDRRLNRIAGPSTLIIFGVTGDLSRKKLMPAVYDLANRGLLPPGFALVGFARRDWEDQDFSQLVHDAVKEHSRTPFDEDVWRQLEQGIRFVQGSFDDPEAFRELKRTVDTLDEERGTLGNHAFYLSIPPKMFPVVTEQLKLSGLTEQREGSWSRVVVEKPFGSDLRTARELNAIVESVFAPDDVFRIDHYLGKETVQNLLTLRFANQMYEPIWNSNYVDHVQITMAEDIGVAGRAAYYDGIGAARDVIQNHLLQLLALTAMEEPVSFKAGHLRAEKEKVLSAVRLPEDLATATARGQYAGGWQGGEKVLGFLEEAGMNPESTTETFAAIKLDIATRRWQGVPFYLRAGKRLGRRVTEIAIVFKRVPEDVFGIPQSPLGQNALVIRVQPDEGVTLRFGSKVPGVGTQVRDVTMDFGYGHAFTEASPEAYERLILDVLLGDPPLFPRHQEVELSWKILDPIEEFWATQGQPEQYRPGTWGPASADDLLARDGRTWRRP from the coding sequence ATGTCACCGGTGGCTGTCACCCCGGAGCACAACCCGCTCCGGTTGCCGACCGATCGTCGACTGAACCGGATCGCGGGACCGAGCACCCTCATCATCTTCGGCGTGACGGGCGACCTGTCACGCAAGAAGCTGATGCCCGCGGTCTACGACCTCGCGAACCGGGGGCTCCTGCCGCCCGGGTTCGCGCTGGTCGGGTTCGCCCGTCGCGACTGGGAGGACCAAGACTTCTCCCAGCTCGTGCACGACGCGGTCAAGGAACACTCACGCACCCCGTTCGACGAGGACGTCTGGCGTCAACTCGAACAGGGCATCCGGTTCGTCCAGGGCTCGTTCGACGACCCCGAGGCGTTCCGCGAGCTCAAGCGCACCGTCGACACCCTCGACGAGGAGCGCGGGACGCTGGGCAACCACGCGTTCTACCTGTCCATCCCGCCGAAGATGTTCCCGGTCGTCACCGAGCAGCTCAAGCTGTCCGGGCTGACCGAGCAGCGCGAGGGCTCCTGGAGCCGCGTGGTCGTCGAGAAGCCGTTCGGGTCGGACCTCCGCACCGCACGCGAGCTGAACGCGATCGTCGAGAGCGTGTTCGCGCCCGACGACGTGTTCCGCATCGACCACTACCTCGGCAAGGAGACCGTCCAGAACCTGCTGACGCTCCGGTTCGCGAACCAGATGTACGAACCCATCTGGAACTCGAACTACGTGGACCACGTGCAGATCACGATGGCCGAGGACATCGGCGTCGCCGGTCGTGCCGCGTACTACGACGGCATCGGTGCGGCGCGCGACGTCATCCAGAACCACCTGCTGCAGCTCCTCGCCCTCACCGCGATGGAGGAGCCCGTCTCGTTCAAGGCCGGACACCTCCGCGCCGAGAAGGAGAAGGTGCTCTCCGCGGTGCGCCTGCCCGAGGACCTCGCCACGGCGACGGCCCGCGGTCAGTACGCCGGCGGTTGGCAGGGCGGCGAGAAGGTGCTCGGCTTCCTCGAGGAAGCGGGCATGAACCCCGAGTCCACGACCGAGACGTTCGCGGCCATCAAGCTCGACATCGCCACCCGCCGCTGGCAGGGCGTGCCGTTCTACCTGCGTGCCGGCAAGCGCCTGGGCCGACGGGTGACCGAGATCGCGATCGTGTTCAAGCGCGTCCCCGAGGACGTCTTCGGCATCCCGCAGTCCCCCCTCGGGCAGAACGCCCTGGTCATCCGCGTCCAGCCGGACGAGGGCGTGACCCTGCGCTTCGGCTCGAAGGTCCCCGGCGTCGGTACCCAGGTGCGCGACGTGACGATGGACTTCGGCTACGGCCACGCGTTCACCGAGGCATCCCCCGAGGCGTACGAGCGACTCATCCTCGACGTGCTCCTCGGCGACCCGCCCCTGTTCCCCCGGCACCAGGAGGTCGAGCTCTCCTGGAAGATCCTCGACCCGATCGAGGAGTTCTGGGCCACGCAGGGCCAGCCCGAGCAGTACCGTCCCGGCACGTGGGGACCGGCCTCGGCCGACGACCTGCTCGCCCGTGACGGCCGGACCTGGAGGCGTCCATGA
- a CDS encoding glucose-6-phosphate dehydrogenase assembly protein OpcA → MKIDLPDTTVSKIQKTLVHIREEGGAVALGRVLTLIISTGLGHEEEAISAANEASREHPMRVIIVSKNAGDTKSPGRLDAQIRVGSDAGASEVIVLRAYGETATDEESLVTGLLLPDAPVVAWWPQHAPEQPAASALGRIAQRRITDAAAQKDPNRAIEALGATYVPGDTDFAWTRLTLWRNQLAAALDQPPYEPITGVEVSGASDSPSTILLAAWLQLQLQVPVRVVTSPRATGSSGIHGVKLERASGVIDLERSLVDVATLSMPGQPTHDLSLPRRNLRDCLAEELRRLDPDVLFGDVVKHGVPQLRESIAG, encoded by the coding sequence ATGAAGATCGACCTGCCCGACACCACGGTCTCGAAGATCCAGAAGACCCTGGTGCACATCCGCGAGGAAGGTGGCGCCGTCGCCCTCGGCCGCGTCCTGACCCTCATCATCTCGACCGGCCTCGGCCACGAGGAAGAGGCGATCTCGGCCGCGAACGAGGCGTCCCGCGAGCACCCGATGCGCGTCATCATCGTGTCGAAGAACGCCGGGGACACGAAGTCCCCGGGTCGCCTCGACGCCCAGATCCGTGTCGGCAGCGACGCGGGTGCGAGCGAGGTGATCGTGCTCCGCGCCTACGGCGAGACCGCGACCGACGAGGAGAGCCTGGTCACCGGCCTGCTCCTGCCGGACGCCCCGGTCGTCGCCTGGTGGCCGCAGCACGCCCCGGAGCAGCCCGCCGCGTCGGCGCTGGGCCGGATCGCGCAGCGTCGCATCACCGACGCCGCCGCGCAGAAGGACCCGAACCGGGCGATCGAGGCCCTCGGTGCGACCTACGTGCCGGGTGACACCGACTTCGCCTGGACCCGTCTGACGCTCTGGCGGAACCAGCTCGCCGCGGCGCTCGACCAGCCGCCGTACGAGCCGATCACGGGCGTCGAGGTCTCCGGCGCGAGCGACAGCCCGTCCACGATCCTGCTCGCCGCGTGGCTCCAGCTGCAGCTCCAGGTCCCGGTCCGCGTCGTGACGTCGCCGCGGGCCACGGGGTCCAGCGGCATCCACGGGGTCAAGCTCGAACGTGCCTCGGGCGTCATCGACCTCGAGCGTTCCCTGGTGGACGTCGCCACGCTCTCGATGCCGGGCCAGCCCACGCACGACCTGTCGCTGCCGCGCCGCAACCTGCGCGACTGCCTGGCCGAGGAACTCCGTAGACTCGACCCTGACGTCCTCTTCGGGGACGTCGTCAAGCACGGGGTACCCCAGCTCCGCGAGTCGATCGCGGGCTAG
- the pgl gene encoding 6-phosphogluconolactonase — translation MTNERRVLVHPDKQALGASVAARFITKIIDVLDEQERADIAISGGSVSTLVLAAIGQSPARESVDWSKVHVWWVDERWVAEGDTDRNVTGTQTDFLDHVGIPAENVHPMAASDAGLSIDEAAAQYERELQDAAPEGAVAPRFDITLLGVGPDGHTASLFPEFPQLSVTDRAVLTVDDSPKPPPQRLTLSFPVINASQRVWVILSGAEKASVLGLALAGAAVDEVPVGGVQGRKRTVFFVDQDAARDVPENLIASTY, via the coding sequence GTGACCAACGAACGACGGGTGCTGGTGCACCCGGACAAGCAGGCCCTCGGCGCATCCGTCGCCGCTCGCTTCATCACGAAGATCATCGACGTGCTGGACGAGCAGGAGCGTGCCGACATCGCCATCAGCGGCGGTTCGGTGTCGACGCTCGTCCTCGCCGCGATCGGGCAGTCCCCCGCGCGCGAGAGCGTCGACTGGTCGAAGGTGCACGTCTGGTGGGTCGACGAGCGCTGGGTCGCCGAGGGCGACACCGACCGCAACGTCACCGGTACCCAGACCGACTTCCTCGACCACGTCGGGATCCCCGCCGAGAACGTGCACCCGATGGCCGCGTCCGACGCCGGGCTCTCCATCGACGAGGCCGCCGCGCAGTACGAGCGCGAGCTGCAGGACGCCGCCCCCGAGGGTGCCGTCGCGCCGCGCTTCGACATCACGCTGCTCGGCGTCGGCCCCGACGGGCACACCGCCTCGCTCTTCCCCGAGTTCCCGCAGCTGTCGGTCACCGACCGCGCGGTGCTCACGGTCGACGACTCCCCCAAGCCGCCGCCGCAGCGTCTGACGCTGTCGTTCCCGGTCATCAACGCGTCGCAGCGGGTCTGGGTCATCCTGTCGGGTGCCGAGAAGGCGTCGGTGCTCGGTCTCGCCCTCGCCGGCGCCGCGGTGGACGAGGTCCCCGTCGGTGGCGTGCAGGGTCGCAAGCGCACGGTGTTCTTCGTCGACCAGGACGCGGCGCGCGACGTACCCGAGAACCTCATCGCGTCGACGTACTGA
- a CDS encoding RNA polymerase-binding protein RbpA has product MASGGSAIRGSRVGAGPMGEQDRGVQAERVAVSYWDALGNEVVRYFSATLPDEEIPETVDSPSSGLPAGRDKENPPQVTKTEPYKTHLAYVKERRTEEEAAQLLEDALQQLRARRGTAK; this is encoded by the coding sequence ATGGCATCCGGAGGCAGTGCAATCCGAGGGTCCCGCGTCGGAGCAGGACCGATGGGGGAGCAGGACCGCGGGGTCCAGGCCGAGCGCGTCGCCGTCTCGTACTGGGACGCGCTCGGCAACGAGGTCGTGCGGTACTTCTCCGCGACCCTCCCCGACGAGGAGATCCCCGAGACGGTGGACTCGCCGTCGAGCGGGCTCCCGGCTGGCCGTGACAAGGAGAACCCTCCGCAGGTCACGAAGACCGAGCCGTACAAGACGCACCTGGCGTACGTGAAGGAACGGCGCACCGAGGAAGAGGCAGCACAGCTCCTCGAGGACGCGCTGCAGCAGCTCCGCGCCCGCCGCGGTACCGCGAAGTAG
- the secG gene encoding preprotein translocase subunit SecG, with protein sequence MAILSVVLQVLLAITSLLLTLLILLHKGRGGGLSDMFGGGVTSNLGASGVAERNLNRITVILGLIWIISIIVLGLINKFTAGS encoded by the coding sequence GTGGCGATACTCTCCGTCGTGCTGCAGGTCCTGCTCGCTATCACGAGTCTCCTGCTCACGCTCCTCATCCTGCTGCACAAGGGCCGCGGTGGCGGCCTCTCCGACATGTTCGGCGGCGGCGTGACGAGCAACCTCGGGGCGTCCGGCGTCGCCGAGCGCAACCTCAACCGCATCACGGTGATCCTCGGTCTGATCTGGATCATCTCGATCATCGTGCTCGGTCTCATCAACAAGTTCACAGCGGGGAGCTGA
- the tpiA gene encoding triose-phosphate isomerase — protein MNRTPLIAGNWKMNLDHLQAIATVQKLAWTLKDARHDHDDVEVAVFPPFTDLRSVQTLIAADKLSIRFGAQDLSQHDSGAYTGDVSGAFLKALDAQYVIVGHSERRTMHGETDEVVAAKTAAAVKHGLVPVVCVGETGAQREERGAGVVAVEQLQVVLDAVQPAEIVVAYEPVWAIGSGQAATAEQAQEECAAIRRGIAAAWGDEAAAATRVLYGGSVKSGNIAGFLREPDVDGALVGGASLDVQEFAAIARFRQHVGL, from the coding sequence ATGAACCGCACGCCGCTGATCGCCGGCAACTGGAAGATGAACCTGGACCACCTCCAGGCCATCGCCACGGTGCAGAAGCTCGCGTGGACGCTGAAGGACGCGCGCCACGACCACGACGACGTCGAGGTCGCGGTGTTCCCGCCCTTCACCGACCTCCGCAGCGTGCAGACGCTCATCGCGGCCGACAAGCTGTCGATCCGCTTCGGTGCCCAGGACCTGTCGCAGCACGACTCCGGTGCCTACACCGGTGACGTGTCCGGCGCGTTCCTCAAGGCCCTCGACGCGCAGTACGTGATCGTCGGGCACTCCGAGCGTCGCACGATGCACGGCGAGACCGACGAGGTCGTGGCGGCCAAGACCGCCGCAGCCGTCAAGCACGGACTCGTGCCGGTGGTCTGCGTCGGCGAGACCGGTGCGCAGCGCGAGGAGCGCGGCGCCGGTGTCGTCGCGGTCGAGCAGCTGCAGGTCGTCCTCGACGCCGTGCAGCCCGCCGAGATCGTGGTCGCGTACGAGCCGGTCTGGGCCATCGGCTCCGGCCAGGCCGCGACCGCCGAGCAGGCCCAGGAGGAGTGTGCCGCGATCCGTCGTGGCATCGCCGCCGCCTGGGGTGACGAGGCCGCCGCGGCGACCCGGGTGCTCTACGGCGGTTCGGTGAAGTCGGGCAACATCGCCGGCTTCCTCCGCGAGCCCGACGTCGACGGTGCGCTCGTCGGCGGCGCCTCGCTCGACGTGCAGGAGTTCGCGGCCATCGCGCGCTTCCGCCAGCACGTCGGCCTCTGA